A genomic segment from Mastacembelus armatus unplaced genomic scaffold, fMasArm1.2, whole genome shotgun sequence encodes:
- the rcor1 gene encoding REST corepressor 1 isoform X1, with the protein MPAMLDRNPEAPGKRRGRTPAGSGSSGPGAAANPGGKTLSGNGTSTISCCEEGSSGSSSDEEHGGGGMRVGPQYQAVVPDFDPEVAQAAQLRENLGMLVWIPSNCLNQTQLDEYIAIAKEKHGYNMEQALGMLFWHKHNIEKSLADLPNFTPFPDEWTVEDRVLFEQAFSFHGKSFHRIQQMLPDKTMASLVRFYYSWKKSRSKTSLMDRQTRKQKRERDDSDDEVEDGNGNPPSDSEVDPNKEKKEVGSGSERSEVKPGVGLKTGGKASQRLKKRPPRGMFLSQQDVVSLSSSSAQGLIRHLDCQLVSIKRQIQTIKQTNSALKEKLSAGVDEFRQPEVNQKFNTRWTTEEQLLAVQAIRKYGRDYQAISDVIGNKSVVQVKNFLVNYRRRFNLDEVLQEWEAEHGMEGGDVGGEEDKMEEKMEMCSGKEEEVTVKETKEDSSSMGDSLKPLAS; encoded by the exons ATGCCGGCAATGCTGGACAGAAACCCGGAGGCTCCGGGCAAGAGGAGAGGCAGAACCCCGGCCGGCAGCGGCAGCAGCGGTCCCGGTGCAGCAGCGAACCCCGGCGGGAAGACTCTGTCCGGTAATGGAACCAGCACCATCAGCTGCTGTGAAGAAGGAAGTTCAGGCTCCAGCAGCGACGAGGAGCATG gtggAGGAGGGATGCGGGTCGGACCCCAGTACCAAGCCGTGGTTCCGGACTTTGACCCGG AAGTGGCCCAGGCAGCTCAGCTCAGAGAAAATCTCGGGATGTTGGTTTGGATCCCCAGCAACTGTCTGAACCAGACTCAGT TGGACGAGTACATCGCCATTGCCAAAGAGAAACACGGCTACAACATGGAGCAG GCTCTGGGGATGCTCTTctggcacaaacacaacattgagAAGTCTCTGGCTGATCTGCCAAACTTCACCCCATTTCCAGATGAGTGGACCGTGGAGGACAGAGTCCTGTTTGAACAGGCTTTTAGCTTCCATGGCAAGAGCTTCCATCGCATCCAACAGATG CTGCCTGACAAGACGATGGCCAGTCTGGTTCGCTTTTATTACTCCTGGAAGAAAAGTCGCAGTAAAACCAGTCTGATGGACCGACAGACCCGAAAACAAAAGCGAGAGAGAGACGACAG TGATGATGAAGTTGAAGATGGTAATGGAAATCCTCCAAGTGACTCTGAGGTCGACCCAAATAAAGAGAAGAAGGAG GTGGGTTCTGGATcagagaggtcagaggtgaaACCAGGTGTTGGATTGAAG ACAGGTGGTAAGGCGTCTCAGCGGTTGAAGAAACGTCCTCCCAGAGGAATGTTTTTGAGTCAGCAGGATGTGGTCTCGCTGTCGTCTTCATCTGCTCAGGGACTCATCAGACACCTGGACTGTCAACTAGTGTCCATCAAGAGACAG ATTCAGACCATCAAACAGACGAACAGTGCTCTGAAGGAGAAGCTCAGTGCAGGTGTCGATGAGTTCAGGCAACCTGAG gttaatCAGAAGTTTAACACTCGCTGGACCACTGAGGAGCAGCTTCTCGCTGTACAAG CCATTAGGAAGTATGGGCGGGACTACCAGGCGATCTCAGATGTGATTGGTAACAAGTCAGTGGTTCAGGTGAAGAACTTCCTGGTGAACTACAGACGTAGGTTTAACCTGGACGAGGTTCTTCAGGAGTGGGAAGCTGAACAcgggatggagggaggagacgtgggaggagaggaggacaaGATGGAGGAGAAGATGGAGATGTGCTCTGGTAAGGAAGAGGAAGTCACTGTCAAGGAGACAAAGGAG GACTCGTCCTCTATGGGGGACTCCCTGAAGCCTCTGGCCTCCTGA
- the rcor1 gene encoding REST corepressor 1 isoform X2, with protein MPAMLDRNPEAPGKRRGRTPAGSGSSGPGAAANPGGKTLSGNGTSTISCCEEGSSGSSSDEEHEVAQAAQLRENLGMLVWIPSNCLNQTQLDEYIAIAKEKHGYNMEQALGMLFWHKHNIEKSLADLPNFTPFPDEWTVEDRVLFEQAFSFHGKSFHRIQQMLPDKTMASLVRFYYSWKKSRSKTSLMDRQTRKQKRERDDSDDEVEDGNGNPPSDSEVDPNKEKKEVGSGSERSEVKPGVGLKTGGKASQRLKKRPPRGMFLSQQDVVSLSSSSAQGLIRHLDCQLVSIKRQIQTIKQTNSALKEKLSAGVDEFRQPEVNQKFNTRWTTEEQLLAVQAIRKYGRDYQAISDVIGNKSVVQVKNFLVNYRRRFNLDEVLQEWEAEHGMEGGDVGGEEDKMEEKMEMCSGKEEEVTVKETKEDSSSMGDSLKPLAS; from the exons ATGCCGGCAATGCTGGACAGAAACCCGGAGGCTCCGGGCAAGAGGAGAGGCAGAACCCCGGCCGGCAGCGGCAGCAGCGGTCCCGGTGCAGCAGCGAACCCCGGCGGGAAGACTCTGTCCGGTAATGGAACCAGCACCATCAGCTGCTGTGAAGAAGGAAGTTCAGGCTCCAGCAGCGACGAGGAGCATG AAGTGGCCCAGGCAGCTCAGCTCAGAGAAAATCTCGGGATGTTGGTTTGGATCCCCAGCAACTGTCTGAACCAGACTCAGT TGGACGAGTACATCGCCATTGCCAAAGAGAAACACGGCTACAACATGGAGCAG GCTCTGGGGATGCTCTTctggcacaaacacaacattgagAAGTCTCTGGCTGATCTGCCAAACTTCACCCCATTTCCAGATGAGTGGACCGTGGAGGACAGAGTCCTGTTTGAACAGGCTTTTAGCTTCCATGGCAAGAGCTTCCATCGCATCCAACAGATG CTGCCTGACAAGACGATGGCCAGTCTGGTTCGCTTTTATTACTCCTGGAAGAAAAGTCGCAGTAAAACCAGTCTGATGGACCGACAGACCCGAAAACAAAAGCGAGAGAGAGACGACAG TGATGATGAAGTTGAAGATGGTAATGGAAATCCTCCAAGTGACTCTGAGGTCGACCCAAATAAAGAGAAGAAGGAG GTGGGTTCTGGATcagagaggtcagaggtgaaACCAGGTGTTGGATTGAAG ACAGGTGGTAAGGCGTCTCAGCGGTTGAAGAAACGTCCTCCCAGAGGAATGTTTTTGAGTCAGCAGGATGTGGTCTCGCTGTCGTCTTCATCTGCTCAGGGACTCATCAGACACCTGGACTGTCAACTAGTGTCCATCAAGAGACAG ATTCAGACCATCAAACAGACGAACAGTGCTCTGAAGGAGAAGCTCAGTGCAGGTGTCGATGAGTTCAGGCAACCTGAG gttaatCAGAAGTTTAACACTCGCTGGACCACTGAGGAGCAGCTTCTCGCTGTACAAG CCATTAGGAAGTATGGGCGGGACTACCAGGCGATCTCAGATGTGATTGGTAACAAGTCAGTGGTTCAGGTGAAGAACTTCCTGGTGAACTACAGACGTAGGTTTAACCTGGACGAGGTTCTTCAGGAGTGGGAAGCTGAACAcgggatggagggaggagacgtgggaggagaggaggacaaGATGGAGGAGAAGATGGAGATGTGCTCTGGTAAGGAAGAGGAAGTCACTGTCAAGGAGACAAAGGAG GACTCGTCCTCTATGGGGGACTCCCTGAAGCCTCTGGCCTCCTGA
- the ankrd9 gene encoding ankyrin repeat domain-containing protein 9, whose product MPWLLSSQLDRPSQRQCERTAFSFYCAVREQLPVWLLEDMRSMEVFCWEDGRPRPFLPSEALLYALVHNHQDYARYLLNTYSVSALRAPRCSFCCLRSSGAPHLNVAVRYDRVSILGMMVEVLKDCDTQAERQEYLDSCSGCSHVADAGKTAVQLALELSRPDCLQLLLVHGATPDGLDTALQTLVSCDASQRRCAQRCLDFLLLFLPKPPPCHHLQDKPQHWQSLLGNEVFSWLCGLAPPPLLLQALRCLARSGPHQISMLPDFLQPHSCQ is encoded by the coding sequence ATGCCGTGGCTGCTGTCCTCTCAGCTGGACCGTCCGTCTCAGCGTCAGTGCGAGCGGACTGCGTTCAGCTTCTACTGCGCGGTGCGGGAGCAGCTGCCGGTCTGGCTGCTGGAGGACATGCGCAGTATGGAGGTCTTCTGCTGGGAGGATGGACGCCCGCGACCCTTCCTGCCATCGGAGGCGCTGCTCTACGCGCTTGTGCACAACCACCAGGACTACGCACGTTACCTGCTTAACACGTACTCGGTGAGCGCGCTCAGAGCGCCGCGCTGCAGCTTTTGCTGCCTCCGCAGCAGCGGCGCACCACACCTGAATGTGGCGGTCCGCTACGACCGCGTGTCGATTCTCGGCATGATGGTGGAGGTTCTGAAGGACTGTGACACGCAAGCCGAGCGGCAGGAGTACCTGGACAGCTGCAGCGGCTGCTCGCACGTTGCAGACGCAGGAAAGACAGCGGTGCAGCTGGCGCTGGAGCTGTCGCGGCCCGACTGTCTACAGCTGCTTCTGGTTCACGGCGCGACGCCCGACGGACTCGACACGGCGCTGCAGACTCTCGTCTCCTGCGACGCCTCACAGCGGCGCTGTGCTCAGCGTTGCCTtgacttcctgctgctgtttctgcccAAACCACCTCCGTGTCACCACCTGCAGGACAAGCCACAGCACTGGCAAAGCCTGCTGGGAAATGAAGTGTTCAGCTGGCTGTGTGGCCTGGCCCCACCCCCACTTCTCCTGCAGGCTCTCAGGTGTTTGGCCAGGTCCGGCCCGCATCAAATCAGCATGCTGCCAGACTTCCTGCAGCCACACAGCTGCCAGTGA